Proteins from one candidate division KSB1 bacterium genomic window:
- a CDS encoding MarR family transcriptional regulator, producing the protein MNEKTTDNQILQFHQQIVELIKKYQFRDRNQICCFGISVSQCYVLEALHTHGPLTMNELAKKMYLKISTMTRVVEQLVKKKYVRREEGLSDRRVRFINLTKQGRAIYKKAWENIFESEKVILKNIPSEHKAVLIDVLTRLNQAVSSWQSCCEIPAEKA; encoded by the coding sequence ATGAATGAAAAAACAACCGATAATCAAATTCTACAATTTCACCAGCAAATCGTTGAGCTGATCAAGAAATACCAGTTTCGCGATCGCAATCAAATTTGCTGCTTCGGTATCTCGGTGAGCCAGTGCTATGTTTTGGAGGCACTTCACACCCATGGCCCGCTTACGATGAATGAATTGGCAAAAAAAATGTACCTCAAAATTAGTACTATGACTCGGGTCGTCGAGCAGTTGGTGAAAAAGAAGTATGTTAGGCGGGAAGAAGGTTTAAGCGATCGCCGGGTTCGCTTCATTAACTTAACAAAACAGGGCAGAGCGATTTATAAAAAAGCCTGGGAAAACATATTCGAATCTGAAAAAGTCATCTTGAAAAATATTCCCTCGGAGCATAAAGCAGTTCTGATTGATGTTTTAACGAGATTAAATCAAGCAGTCAGCAGTTGGCAATCTTGCTGTGAAATTCCCGCGGAGAAAGCTTAA
- a CDS encoding GNAT family N-acetyltransferase, with protein MKVKSTEDIKILAARKEDLPAIKALLESVNLPLQGVEDHFDNFILLKKEDVLRGTVGLEIYNDKALLRSLAVAGAHQGQGFGQKLYFAIIEKAREHGIRVIYLLTETAEKFFAKQGFEKISRNSVDTEVKESIEFRSACPESASCMRLRL; from the coding sequence ATGAAAGTAAAAAGCACAGAAGATATCAAAATACTTGCGGCTCGGAAAGAGGATTTACCTGCAATTAAAGCCCTTCTCGAATCGGTAAATTTACCTTTGCAGGGAGTCGAAGATCATTTCGATAATTTTATTCTACTTAAAAAGGAGGATGTGCTTCGTGGAACGGTCGGGCTTGAGATTTATAACGACAAAGCGCTGCTGCGTTCCTTAGCAGTTGCCGGGGCGCATCAAGGACAAGGATTTGGGCAAAAACTTTATTTTGCCATTATTGAAAAGGCAAGAGAGCACGGTATCAGGGTAATCTATCTTTTGACCGAAACGGCAGAAAAGTTTTTTGCTAAACAAGGGTTTGAAAAGATATCCCGAAACTCGGTTGACACTGAAGTTAAAGAATCTATAGAGTTTCGATCTGCCTGCCCGGAGAGCGCTTCATGTATGCGGTTAAGATTGTAA